A region of Phytohabitans rumicis DNA encodes the following proteins:
- a CDS encoding TetR/AcrR family transcriptional regulator, giving the protein MRKMRADARRNYERLLTEAESAFRTYGTDASLEDIARRAGVAIGTLYAHFPTRQALLESLLRERNDVVVAKADELLGELPADEALAAWARSVTAHTAAFRGLATSLMSSFDDESSPLYGACQAMTAAGERLVAGAREAGAIRPDASASDLFALIAAAAWVRETVSDEQAERLLTFMLDGLRRTATSPAW; this is encoded by the coding sequence ATGCGGAAGATGCGGGCGGACGCGCGGCGCAACTACGAGCGGCTGCTGACCGAGGCCGAATCGGCGTTCCGTACGTACGGCACCGACGCCTCCCTGGAAGACATCGCGCGCCGGGCGGGCGTCGCGATCGGCACGCTCTACGCGCACTTCCCGACCCGGCAGGCGCTGCTCGAGTCGCTGCTGCGGGAGCGCAACGACGTGGTGGTGGCCAAGGCCGACGAGCTGCTCGGCGAGCTGCCCGCCGACGAAGCGCTGGCGGCCTGGGCCCGCAGCGTCACCGCCCACACCGCCGCGTTTCGCGGGCTGGCCACTTCGCTGATGAGCTCCTTCGACGACGAGTCGTCCCCGCTCTACGGCGCGTGCCAGGCGATGACCGCCGCGGGGGAGCGGCTCGTCGCGGGGGCGCGCGAGGCCGGGGCCATCCGGCCGGACGCCAGCGCGTCCGACCTCTTCGCGCTGATAGCAGCGGCAGCCTGGGTACGGGAGACCGTCTCGGACGAGCAGGCCGAGCGGCTGCTGACCTTCATGCTCGATGGGCTACGCCGTACCGCTACCTCCCCCGCCTGGTAG
- a CDS encoding MFS transporter, producing MSLTTAPPHQSQRRSVAALAIIAACQLMVVLDGTVVYVALPKIQADLGFSTANLSWVVNAYTLAFGGLLLLGGRAGDILGHRRIFVAGIALFGLASLAGGLATAEWLLLAARTAQGVGAALAAPTALALIPANFDEGPARTRAIGVYTAVAAAGGAVGLILGGVLSDWASWRWVLFINVPIALAVLLAAPAAIRETPRRPGHFDLAGALASTGGMTALVYGLIRTSAPALAAAGVLLIVFLLREARARQPILPLRLLADRTRAAGYATMLAFPAAMFGMFFFLTQFLQQTHEYSALRTGFAFLPLTLLVLVSSALAAKLIPRFGASPLAATGAAVVTAGMLWVAQISPDTDYATGVLGPVVLFGLGAGLLFAPLTGAILSGVEPADSGAAASLLNAMQQVGGALGLAVLVTVADTASTPIDGMSRAFWVAAAFTATAAILALIARRRQPRNPL from the coding sequence ATGTCGCTCACCACCGCACCTCCCCACCAGAGCCAACGGCGCTCCGTCGCCGCATTGGCGATCATCGCGGCCTGCCAGCTGATGGTGGTGCTGGACGGGACCGTCGTCTACGTGGCGCTTCCCAAGATCCAGGCCGACCTGGGCTTCTCCACCGCGAACCTGTCCTGGGTGGTCAACGCGTACACGCTGGCGTTCGGCGGGCTGCTCCTGCTGGGCGGCCGCGCCGGCGACATCCTCGGCCACCGGCGGATCTTCGTCGCCGGCATCGCCCTCTTCGGCCTGGCCTCGCTGGCGGGCGGGCTGGCCACCGCGGAGTGGCTGCTGCTCGCGGCCCGCACGGCCCAGGGCGTCGGCGCCGCGCTGGCCGCCCCGACCGCACTGGCCCTGATCCCCGCCAACTTCGACGAAGGGCCGGCCCGCACCCGCGCGATCGGCGTCTACACGGCCGTCGCGGCGGCCGGCGGCGCGGTCGGGCTCATCCTCGGCGGCGTGCTCAGCGACTGGGCGTCCTGGCGGTGGGTGCTGTTCATCAACGTGCCGATCGCGCTCGCCGTCCTGCTCGCCGCCCCGGCGGCGATCAGGGAAACCCCGCGGCGCCCCGGCCACTTCGACCTCGCCGGCGCGCTGGCCTCCACCGGTGGCATGACCGCCCTGGTGTACGGCTTGATTCGCACCTCCGCGCCCGCGCTCGCCGCCGCCGGCGTACTCCTGATCGTTTTCCTCTTGCGCGAGGCCCGCGCCCGGCAGCCGATCCTGCCGCTGCGCCTGCTCGCCGACCGCACCCGAGCCGCCGGGTACGCCACGATGCTGGCGTTTCCGGCGGCGATGTTCGGGATGTTCTTCTTCCTGACGCAGTTCCTGCAGCAGACGCACGAGTACAGCGCACTGCGGACCGGCTTCGCATTCCTGCCGCTGACGCTCCTGGTGCTGGTCTCCTCGGCGCTGGCCGCCAAACTGATACCCCGCTTCGGCGCCAGCCCGCTCGCGGCGACCGGCGCGGCCGTGGTCACCGCCGGCATGCTCTGGGTCGCCCAGATCTCCCCGGACACCGACTACGCGACCGGCGTACTCGGTCCCGTGGTCCTCTTCGGCCTCGGGGCCGGCCTGCTCTTCGCGCCGCTGACCGGCGCGATCCTGTCCGGGGTCGAGCCGGCCGACTCCGGCGCCGCGGCCAGCCTCCTCAATGCGATGCAGCAGGTGGGCGGCGCCCTGGGCCTGGCCGTTCTGGTGACCGTGGCCGACACCGCCAGCACGCCCATCGACGGCATGTCCCGCGCGTTCTGGGTAGCGGCGGCCTTCACCGCGACGGCCGCGATTCTCGCGCTCATCGCCCGCCGAAGGCAGCCTCGTAACCCGCTATGA
- a CDS encoding STAS domain-containing protein: protein MVVSLRGELDLDTAAQLRSAVDGLLARDATRIVVDLAGLSFCDSVGLSTFTVAGAACAGAGGYLRLAAPTPFLLRLLGVVGVLHRLSVYDSVEAACQADSTHLVVPPDPGPKRS, encoded by the coding sequence ATGGTCGTGAGTCTGCGTGGTGAGTTGGACCTTGATACGGCGGCGCAGTTGCGGTCGGCCGTCGACGGTCTGCTCGCCCGTGATGCCACCCGTATCGTGGTCGACCTGGCCGGGTTGAGCTTTTGCGACTCCGTCGGGCTGTCCACGTTCACCGTTGCCGGCGCTGCTTGCGCCGGGGCGGGCGGATATCTGCGGTTGGCGGCCCCGACACCTTTCCTGCTGCGGCTGCTGGGCGTGGTCGGGGTGCTCCACCGGCTGTCCGTGTACGACAGTGTGGAGGCCGCGTGCCAGGCGGACTCCACGCACTTGGTGGTTCCACCGGACCCTGGCCCGAAACGGTCATAG
- a CDS encoding GNAT family N-acetyltransferase — translation MGSSLTVRPARVEDVAQMAHVIVRCWQETYRGIMSDAVLDDPGLPAARERFWTAALTDERYRENRVAVAERDGELVGIAMSGPPLDAAATWARQLYVLYVYAADHGTGAGPALLEAVVDPQESAALWVADPNPRAQAFYRKHGFVADGTAQVEGGVREIRMVRGTPGSMKPGFQRPTNCGRRDAG, via the coding sequence GTGGGTTCCTCGCTGACTGTTCGCCCGGCTCGGGTGGAGGACGTCGCGCAGATGGCACACGTGATTGTGCGGTGCTGGCAGGAGACGTATCGGGGAATCATGTCGGACGCGGTGCTCGACGACCCGGGCTTGCCCGCTGCTCGGGAGCGGTTTTGGACTGCCGCGTTGACCGACGAGCGCTATCGCGAGAACCGCGTGGCTGTCGCTGAGCGGGATGGCGAGCTGGTCGGGATCGCCATGTCAGGCCCGCCCTTGGACGCCGCGGCGACGTGGGCGAGGCAGCTGTATGTGCTCTATGTATACGCGGCCGATCACGGCACGGGTGCCGGGCCGGCGCTGCTGGAGGCGGTCGTCGATCCGCAGGAGTCGGCGGCGCTGTGGGTGGCCGACCCGAACCCTCGCGCGCAGGCGTTCTACCGCAAGCATGGCTTCGTCGCCGACGGGACGGCCCAGGTCGAGGGCGGGGTACGGGAGATCCGCATGGTCCGCGGCACACCGGGCAGCATGAAACCAGGCTTTCAACGTCCCACGAATTGTGGACGCCGCGACGCGGGCTGA
- the gvpO gene encoding gas vesicle protein GvpO, which translates to MLATYEVDADGGGNVTSYRRVRRYLRSEAGEL; encoded by the coding sequence ATCCTCGCCACGTACGAGGTGGACGCCGACGGCGGCGGTAACGTCACGTCCTACCGGCGGGTTCGGCGCTATCTGCGATCCGAGGCGGGAGAGCTGTGA
- a CDS encoding GvpL/GvpF family gas vesicle protein encodes MTQPIRTGDSLADILERVLDKGVVIGPATHRVRRHRAGDGHRLVEPRPVPDRGHHHRPRAGEPPLRFGALCASRDDVLLVLDSLRPRLRAGLARVAGAGEWTVRLVGAEPRTEAEAAATAATSGTAWMLSRRAGVRARERWSKAATAVCGALAQHARETCVAKAGMRYLVGRTLEDERPRRRVAAAADGPDGG; translated from the coding sequence GTGACGCAACCGATCCGTACCGGCGACTCACTGGCCGACATCCTCGAACGGGTGCTGGACAAGGGCGTCGTGATAGGTCCGGCTACTCATCGCGTCCGTCGACACCGCGCGGGAGATGGGCATCGACTGGTGGAGCCGCGACCAGTTCCTGACCGGGGGCACCACCACCGCCCTCGCGCGGGAGAACCGCCGCTGCGGTTCGGTGCGCTGTGCGCGAGCCGCGACGACGTACTGCTGGTGCTGGACTCCCTGCGCCCGCGCCTGCGCGCGGGCCTCGCGCGGGTCGCTGGAGCGGGCGAATGGACGGTCCGGCTCGTCGGCGCCGAGCCCCGTACCGAGGCCGAGGCCGCCGCAACGGCAGCCACATCGGGTACGGCGTGGATGCTGAGCCGCCGCGCGGGCGTACGCGCCCGGGAGCGGTGGTCGAAGGCGGCGACGGCGGTGTGCGGGGCGCTCGCCCAGCACGCCCGGGAGACGTGCGTGGCCAAGGCCGGCATGCGCTACCTGGTCGGGCGCACGCTTGAGGATGAGCGTCCGCGCCGACGGGTCGCCGCCGCTGCCGACGGTCCTGATGGTGGTTGA
- a CDS encoding helix-turn-helix transcriptional regulator: MHRKELAEFLRRRRETLQPGDVGLLQGPRRRTEGLRREEIAGLAGMSTDYYTRLEQQRGPQPSVQIAAALARALRLTLDERDHLFALIGHNAPARFHHAEHVSPTLMRVLDRLNDCPALVLSDLADTLAQNPLATVLMGDQTRHDGLARSAYHRWFTDPAERLCYPEEDHPRHSRAQAARLRAALTTGSDTHRAARIVAELHERSPEFVSLWELQEVAQRYEDRKTLVHPELGRIDVDCEVLYAENRAQTLIVLTTRPGTESHTKLQLLSVIGHQQLTP, translated from the coding sequence ATGCACAGGAAAGAGCTGGCGGAATTCCTACGCCGGCGGCGCGAGACGCTGCAACCCGGCGACGTCGGGCTGCTGCAGGGCCCGCGACGGCGTACCGAAGGGCTACGCCGCGAAGAGATCGCCGGGCTCGCCGGCATGTCCACCGACTACTACACCCGGCTCGAACAGCAGCGCGGCCCGCAGCCCTCCGTACAAATCGCCGCCGCCCTCGCCCGGGCGCTGCGTCTGACGCTTGACGAACGGGACCACCTCTTCGCCCTCATCGGCCACAACGCCCCCGCCCGTTTCCACCACGCCGAGCACGTCAGCCCCACCCTGATGCGAGTCCTCGACCGGCTCAACGACTGCCCGGCTCTGGTGTTGTCCGACCTGGCTGACACCCTGGCGCAGAACCCCCTCGCCACCGTGCTGATGGGCGACCAGACCCGCCACGACGGCCTGGCGCGCAGCGCCTACCACCGCTGGTTCACCGACCCGGCCGAACGCCTGTGCTACCCCGAAGAAGACCACCCGCGCCACAGCCGCGCCCAGGCGGCCCGCCTACGAGCGGCGCTCACGACCGGCAGCGACACCCACAGAGCCGCCCGGATCGTCGCCGAACTCCACGAACGCAGCCCCGAATTCGTCTCCCTCTGGGAACTGCAGGAGGTCGCCCAGCGCTACGAGGACCGCAAGACCCTCGTCCATCCCGAACTCGGCCGTATCGACGTCGACTGCGAGGTCCTGTACGCCGAGAACCGCGCCCAGACCCTCATCGTGCTGACCACGCGTCCCGGCACGGAGAGCCACACCAAGCTCCAACTACTCTCCGTCATAGGACACCAGCAACTCACTCCCTGA